From Denitrovibrio acetiphilus DSM 12809, the proteins below share one genomic window:
- the tatA gene encoding twin-arginine translocase TatA/TatE family subunit: protein MFGLGSQEIIIILLIAVVLFGAGKLPQIGEGMGKAIKNFKKAAKDAEEAVDITPEEDKKKLTESEENNKEA, encoded by the coding sequence ATGTTTGGTCTTGGATCACAGGAAATCATCATTATTCTTCTTATAGCTGTTGTACTCTTCGGTGCAGGCAAACTCCCGCAGATTGGCGAGGGAATGGGCAAAGCTATCAAGAACTTTAAAAAAGCGGCAAAAGACGCAGAAGAAGCAGTAGACATCACACCGGAAGAAGATAAGAAAAAACTCACAGAGAGCGAAGAAAACAATAAAGAGGCGTAA
- a CDS encoding Fur family transcriptional regulator produces MKEKDTQKIFTEYLAKQNLRMTSQRELILKTLCRQKKHVTAEQLYEQLKKTDKSIGHATVYRTLKLLTEAGIARELNFGEGSIRYEPDTDNTHHDHLVCVQCGENVEFFDEDIEKLQQAVAEKYGYELMDHSMNLYGTCSKCRGKAD; encoded by the coding sequence GTGAAAGAGAAAGATACACAAAAAATATTTACCGAATATCTTGCCAAGCAGAACCTGCGTATGACATCACAAAGAGAACTTATTCTCAAAACATTGTGCAGGCAAAAAAAACATGTCACAGCGGAACAGCTTTATGAGCAGCTGAAGAAAACCGATAAAAGCATCGGGCACGCCACTGTGTATCGTACTCTGAAACTGCTTACAGAAGCGGGCATTGCGAGAGAACTGAATTTTGGTGAAGGCTCAATTCGTTACGAACCAGATACTGATAATACCCACCATGATCATCTGGTGTGCGTTCAGTGTGGTGAAAATGTGGAATTTTTTGATGAAGATATAGAAAAGCTTCAGCAGGCTGTTGCAGAAAAATATGGTTATGAGCTTATGGACCACTCCATGAATCTCTACGGAACCTGTTCTAAATGCAGGGGTAAAGCTGATTAG
- a CDS encoding energy-coupling factor transporter transmembrane component T family protein, translated as MDGGGYAPAGHYIQQIHPAVRLVIFLAVIQGAAVSADFISYLFFTFLFFGIAALTKADTKQIIKKVKPFALILISTFLINLIFGGGVELSISLTYRFALIIMFSILLTLTTDPKTLVAVIMYPFRGKHAINLKTVLMVAMEFIPVFIAQSRDTARHIKNMPEYRNMPFKALLKPELYIKPVAEGVTHQSAVVADDVLAGKYDTPPLPRIRTAEGLAALLSVACVIVYAV; from the coding sequence ATGGACGGCGGCGGATACGCCCCTGCGGGGCATTATATACAACAGATACATCCCGCTGTCAGACTGGTTATCTTCCTGGCTGTAATACAGGGAGCTGCGGTCTCCGCCGATTTCATCTCTTATTTGTTTTTTACTTTTTTATTTTTTGGGATTGCTGCCCTGACTAAAGCTGATACAAAGCAGATTATAAAGAAAGTTAAACCTTTTGCGCTTATACTTATATCAACTTTTCTCATAAACCTTATTTTTGGCGGCGGGGTGGAACTTTCTATCAGTCTCACTTACAGGTTTGCACTGATAATTATGTTCTCAATACTCCTGACTCTGACAACAGACCCGAAAACACTGGTGGCGGTAATAATGTACCCTTTTCGGGGGAAACATGCCATTAACCTGAAAACTGTCCTCATGGTTGCTATGGAATTCATACCTGTCTTCATTGCCCAGTCACGAGACACAGCCAGACACATTAAAAATATGCCTGAGTACAGAAACATGCCGTTCAAAGCCCTGCTGAAACCTGAACTATACATAAAACCCGTGGCAGAAGGGGTCACACATCAATCTGCTGTTGTTGCCGATGATGTACTTGCCGGCAAATACGACACTCCCCCACTCCCCCGCATCAGAACCGCCGAAGGGCTGGCAGCGCTTTTATCTGTCGCTTGCGTGATAGTCTATGCTGTATAA
- the lnt gene encoding apolipoprotein N-acyltransferase translates to MKNIFIVCIGALLSSVLLTAASPGHDIWYVAYFALIPMLLAITYSKRGFLTAWLFGTAYFIMNIHWVVNAVSEFGNAPLLVGWVVAVLFSALLGLFWGVFGWLYIKKRGANLLLACVIVALEVAKSTIFTGFPMLNLSHTQYSFLPAIQIAEITGAFGVSLIISYMNVSLASAVTDKNRQSVIFAIIFTLASLIYGYTVQNRDYAGSNLKVRVIQPAYSQAEKWIPEKKYDHMAVVNGLLRQPQTEKLDMILLPETVYPAFLNESFAGYQMLDIAGEQTPVIAGGMRFTEKDEKRSYKNSVFFFDKNNVSVYDKLHLVPFGEYFPLKTLFKPIDFYFFQGAEDFTPGSEPTVFVADKFTAAPMICYESMYSHLVRDQVMLGADIITVVTNDSWFGDTTGPYQHLAADVMRAVEFRKPLLRAAQSGISACIDPSGKINGMIPLGVKNSLDCNVTTHKGLTLFATGGYGWLAVFLFAAWYFSRRKNP, encoded by the coding sequence ATGAAAAATATTTTTATCGTGTGCATTGGCGCACTATTATCATCTGTACTTCTAACGGCAGCATCACCCGGTCATGATATCTGGTATGTAGCATACTTTGCTCTGATCCCTATGCTTCTGGCTATAACGTATTCTAAAAGAGGCTTTCTTACTGCGTGGCTGTTCGGCACAGCGTATTTCATTATGAACATACACTGGGTTGTCAATGCAGTGTCGGAATTCGGCAATGCCCCACTTCTTGTGGGCTGGGTTGTTGCAGTGCTTTTTTCTGCACTGCTGGGGCTGTTCTGGGGTGTTTTTGGTTGGCTGTACATAAAAAAACGGGGGGCTAACCTCCTGCTTGCCTGTGTAATCGTTGCGCTGGAAGTGGCAAAGTCAACGATCTTTACCGGCTTTCCCATGCTTAACCTTTCACATACCCAATACTCTTTCCTCCCCGCCATACAAATTGCAGAAATAACCGGAGCTTTCGGTGTATCATTAATAATTTCCTATATGAATGTATCACTTGCATCAGCAGTAACAGATAAAAACAGGCAATCTGTAATATTTGCCATAATCTTTACTTTGGCTTCACTTATATATGGATATACTGTGCAAAATAGAGATTATGCAGGCAGCAACCTGAAAGTCAGGGTTATACAGCCCGCATACTCTCAGGCGGAAAAGTGGATCCCCGAAAAGAAATATGATCATATGGCTGTCGTAAACGGTCTGCTGAGGCAGCCGCAGACGGAAAAGCTTGACATGATCTTACTGCCGGAAACTGTTTATCCTGCTTTCCTCAACGAAAGCTTCGCAGGATATCAGATGCTCGACATAGCAGGGGAGCAAACCCCTGTAATAGCAGGCGGTATGAGATTCACAGAAAAGGATGAAAAACGCTCATACAAAAACAGCGTGTTCTTCTTCGATAAAAACAATGTGAGCGTATACGACAAACTTCACCTTGTACCTTTCGGGGAGTATTTTCCTCTGAAAACACTTTTCAAGCCAATTGACTTTTACTTTTTTCAGGGAGCGGAAGATTTCACTCCCGGCAGTGAGCCGACTGTCTTTGTTGCTGACAAATTCACAGCGGCTCCTATGATATGCTACGAAAGCATGTACAGCCATCTGGTGCGTGACCAGGTGATGCTGGGTGCGGATATTATAACAGTGGTCACTAATGACAGCTGGTTCGGAGATACTACCGGACCATATCAGCACCTTGCGGCTGATGTTATGCGTGCTGTGGAATTTCGCAAGCCTCTTCTCAGAGCGGCTCAATCAGGAATTTCCGCATGTATTGACCCTTCCGGAAAAATAAACGGGATGATCCCTCTCGGAGTAAAAAACAGCCTTGACTGTAATGTCACAACTCATAAAGGCTTAACACTTTTTGCAACCGGAGGATACGGCTGGCTGGCTGTTTTTCTCTTTGCTGCATGGTATTTTAGCAGACGTAAAAATCCTTAA
- a CDS encoding FeoA family protein, with amino-acid sequence MDGKHMHNICCEAPAAVKENVMPLSMLEPGSRGIVKNFVMNCEDHESCRFVRRLKEIGLFHGARFEVLKNDGTGQLSVSCEGTTLALGRGMADKINVEVLNGSVMSGNVFGKFCRRFGIKCRP; translated from the coding sequence ATGGATGGTAAACATATGCACAATATATGCTGTGAAGCGCCTGCTGCAGTTAAAGAAAACGTAATGCCTCTCTCAATGCTCGAACCAGGCAGCAGGGGTATTGTCAAAAATTTTGTCATGAACTGCGAAGACCACGAGTCATGCCGTTTTGTACGCCGTCTTAAAGAGATAGGTCTCTTTCACGGAGCACGCTTTGAAGTTCTGAAAAATGACGGTACAGGTCAGCTTTCTGTGTCATGTGAGGGGACAACTCTCGCCCTCGGCAGAGGTATGGCAGACAAGATCAATGTTGAAGTTCTTAACGGTTCTGTAATGTCCGGTAATGTATTTGGAAAATTCTGCAGAAGGTTCGGCATTAAGTGCCGCCCATAA
- a CDS encoding divergent polysaccharide deacetylase family protein codes for MPPRKTNSTRKTTSRKPAAKKTTARKPAAKKNTRRNYKRKQPDRKLPLTTLLALIPLLLLAAFIVLRFSGGPPPPAPKPIVQKETVTRTVVKEVETKTVMDTVKLFMFEHSIKNDKLTVSGNDIKIEAPSSRSAEKLTEYLKKYLSKNKITVDGKNILTAEDSHGIYNISFSYPRPVTTVQKRKPAAPSKPEPVIPPAKKTFKAKLAVVIDDCGYSMSLAKQLAALQYPATFAVIPFTPYGKETALLARKAGKPVFLHFPMQPRSYPKFDPGKGALFLNMPETVIAAVTKANFDYFPIKLDGANNHTGSAFTESREKMEQALKEISKYTPGFLDSHTSRATVAYDVCKETTLKCGRNDIFLDNEEPGLVTKSAKRNHVHDVLMQAAKKALANGSAIAIGHLRKDTISVLENSFRQIEEMGVEIVPVTSLMN; via the coding sequence ATGCCCCCTAGAAAAACTAATTCAACAAGAAAAACAACATCAAGAAAACCTGCGGCAAAGAAAACAACTGCCAGAAAACCGGCAGCCAAAAAAAATACACGCAGAAATTATAAAAGGAAACAGCCCGACAGAAAGCTCCCCCTTACCACTCTGCTGGCGCTGATCCCCTTGCTCCTGCTGGCGGCTTTTATCGTACTCAGATTCTCCGGCGGGCCCCCCCCCCCTGCTCCAAAACCGATAGTTCAGAAAGAAACGGTCACACGTACTGTAGTAAAAGAAGTTGAGACAAAGACAGTCATGGACACAGTAAAGCTCTTCATGTTTGAGCACTCCATTAAAAATGACAAACTTACTGTCTCCGGAAACGATATCAAAATTGAAGCACCCTCTTCAAGATCAGCGGAAAAACTGACAGAATATCTTAAGAAATATCTAAGTAAAAACAAGATAACAGTGGATGGTAAAAACATTCTCACAGCAGAGGACAGCCACGGGATTTATAATATATCTTTCAGCTACCCTAGACCTGTAACGACCGTACAGAAACGAAAACCCGCAGCACCTTCAAAACCTGAGCCGGTGATCCCTCCTGCTAAAAAGACATTCAAAGCAAAGCTCGCTGTTGTAATAGACGACTGCGGATACAGCATGTCACTGGCTAAACAGCTAGCGGCTCTGCAATATCCGGCGACTTTTGCTGTAATCCCGTTTACCCCCTATGGGAAAGAGACTGCTCTCCTCGCCCGAAAAGCAGGCAAGCCCGTATTTCTGCACTTCCCTATGCAGCCCCGCTCATACCCTAAGTTTGATCCGGGCAAAGGAGCGTTGTTCCTTAACATGCCGGAGACAGTCATCGCTGCCGTCACAAAGGCAAACTTTGACTACTTTCCGATAAAACTGGATGGCGCAAACAATCACACAGGGTCAGCCTTTACAGAGAGCAGGGAAAAGATGGAACAGGCGCTGAAAGAGATCAGTAAGTATACTCCTGGGTTTCTGGACAGTCATACATCACGGGCGACTGTCGCATATGACGTGTGTAAAGAAACAACCCTGAAATGCGGAAGAAATGATATTTTCCTTGATAATGAAGAGCCGGGTCTGGTTACAAAGTCGGCTAAAAGGAATCATGTGCATGATGTGCTGATGCAGGCAGCCAAAAAAGCTTTGGCAAACGGAAGCGCCATCGCAATAGGTCACCTCAGAAAGGATACGATATCTGTTCTGGAAAACAGTTTCAGGCAGATAGAAGAGATGGGAGTGGAGATAGTTCCGGTTACCAGCCTGATGAACTAA